In Lacrimispora indolis DSM 755, a genomic segment contains:
- a CDS encoding MgtC/SapB family protein produces the protein MEGTYILFGGFTLSYVMIQLEYMLRIITAGLLGFLIGSERKNRNKSAGIRTHAIVAIGSSLMMVVSKYGFPDIPTSDGARIAAQVVSGVGFLGAGVIFVRNNLVNGLTTAAGIWATAGVGLALGAGQYIVGILSAVLIIVMQMLTHRISYFAQVASCGCLRMTIAQKSGAVKSMEEFLEKEKVEISSVKINKNKKDEIKLEFEVIYPPGFDKGALLSKLAEENTVMAVSE, from the coding sequence TTGGAAGGTACATATATATTGTTTGGGGGATTTACCTTATCATATGTGATGATTCAGCTGGAATATATGCTGCGGATCATTACTGCCGGCCTTTTGGGGTTTTTGATCGGCAGTGAGAGAAAAAACCGGAATAAATCAGCCGGAATCCGGACCCATGCCATTGTGGCGATCGGCTCATCCCTTATGATGGTGGTTTCCAAGTATGGATTTCCGGACATTCCCACCAGCGACGGGGCCAGGATCGCAGCTCAGGTAGTCAGCGGAGTGGGATTTTTAGGGGCAGGTGTTATTTTTGTCCGGAACAATCTGGTAAACGGTCTGACAACGGCAGCCGGAATATGGGCTACTGCCGGAGTAGGGCTGGCTCTTGGGGCGGGCCAGTACATTGTGGGCATATTGTCAGCGGTTCTCATCATTGTCATGCAGATGCTGACCCACAGGATCAGCTATTTTGCCCAGGTGGCCTCCTGCGGCTGCCTGCGTATGACCATAGCGCAGAAGTCCGGAGCAGTGAAAAGCATGGAGGAGTTTTTAGAAAAGGAAAAGGTAGAAATCTCTTCCGTGAAGATCAACAAGAATAAAAAGGATGAGATCAAGCTGGAATTTGAAGTCATCTATCCGCCGGGCTTTGACAAGGGGGCCTTGTTATCCAAGCTGGCGGAGGAGAATACGGTCATGGCGGTGAGCGAATAG